The following are encoded together in the Salmonella enterica subsp. enterica serovar Choleraesuis genome:
- the rplY gene encoding 50S ribosomal protein L25, whose product MFTINAEVRKEQGKGASRRLRRVANKFPAIVYGGKEAAVAIELDHDQVMNMQAKAEFYSEVLTLVIDGKEVKAKVQAVQRHPYKPKLQHIDFVRA is encoded by the coding sequence ATGTTTACTATCAACGCTGAAGTACGTAAAGAGCAGGGTAAGGGTGCGAGCCGCCGCCTGCGTCGTGTCGCTAACAAATTCCCAGCTATCGTTTACGGTGGCAAAGAAGCGGCAGTAGCTATCGAACTGGATCACGACCAGGTTATGAACATGCAGGCTAAAGCTGAATTCTACAGCGAAGTCCTGACTCTGGTCATCGATGGCAAAGAAGTTAAAGCTAAAGTTCAGGCTGTACAGCGTCATCCGTACAAACCTAAACTGCAACACATCGACTTCGTTCGCGCGTAA
- a CDS encoding nucleoid-associated protein, protein MSLDINQIALHQLIKQDEQNLELVLRDSLLETDATVDEMMAELHRVYSAKNKAYGTFSEESELAESLRACRRGEDDFLAFSRAATGRLRDELIKYPFAEGGVVLFCHYRYLAVEYLMVAVLNNLSSMRVNETLDLRSTHYLDINHADIVARIDLTEWETNPESTRYLTFLKGRVGRKVADFFMDFLGASAGLDAKAQNRGLLQAVDDYTREGELDKNARQEVRQQVYSYCNEQLQAGEEIALSSLSEVLPEVGEKSFEAFTSEQGYELEEHFPADRSTLRQLTKFAGSGGGLTINFDALLLGERIFWDPATDTLTIKGTPPNLRDQLQRRTGDK, encoded by the coding sequence ATGAGTCTGGACATCAACCAGATTGCCTTGCATCAGTTAATTAAACAAGACGAGCAGAACCTGGAGCTGGTTTTGCGCGACTCACTGCTCGAGACGGATGCGACCGTCGATGAGATGATGGCTGAGCTGCATCGGGTTTATAGCGCTAAAAATAAGGCCTATGGCACGTTTTCAGAAGAGAGTGAGCTGGCGGAGAGCCTGCGTGCATGCCGCCGCGGTGAGGACGATTTTCTGGCATTTAGCCGTGCGGCTACCGGGCGTCTGCGCGATGAGCTGATTAAATATCCGTTTGCCGAAGGTGGAGTGGTACTGTTTTGTCACTACCGCTATCTGGCGGTCGAGTATCTGATGGTGGCAGTGCTGAATAATCTCAGCAGCATGCGGGTTAATGAGACATTGGACCTGCGCTCAACCCACTATCTGGATATTAATCATGCCGATATTGTGGCGCGCATCGATCTGACCGAATGGGAAACTAATCCGGAATCGACCCGTTACCTGACCTTCCTGAAAGGACGGGTAGGGCGTAAAGTAGCCGACTTCTTTATGGATTTTCTTGGTGCCAGCGCTGGTCTGGATGCTAAAGCGCAGAACCGCGGCTTGCTTCAGGCGGTTGATGATTACACTCGCGAAGGTGAGCTGGATAAAAATGCCCGCCAGGAAGTGCGCCAGCAGGTATATAGCTACTGTAACGAGCAGCTTCAGGCCGGGGAAGAAATCGCCTTATCGTCGCTTTCTGAAGTTTTGCCGGAAGTGGGTGAGAAAAGCTTTGAGGCGTTCACCAGCGAGCAGGGTTATGAGCTGGAAGAGCATTTTCCGGCGGATCGCAGCACGCTACGCCAGCTGACAAAATTTGCCGGTAGCGGTGGTGGCTTAACGATTAACTTTGATGCTTTGCTGCTGGGTGAGCGAATCTTCTGGGATCCGGCTACCGATACGTTGACCATCAAAGGCACACCGCCAAATCTGCGCGACCAGTTGCAGCGTCGCACTGGCGACAAATAA
- a CDS encoding UPF0352 protein produces MPQTSRYSDQRVEALLSELLQVLEKDQAPTDLSLMVLGNMVTNLINTSVAPAQRKALARSFADALQASVNNDKAH; encoded by the coding sequence ATGCCGCAGACATCCCGCTATAGCGATCAACGCGTCGAAGCGTTACTAAGTGAACTCCTCCAGGTATTGGAGAAAGACCAGGCACCGACCGATCTTTCTTTAATGGTGCTGGGTAATATGGTCACTAATCTGATTAACACGAGCGTCGCTCCGGCCCAGCGTAAAGCCCTGGCCCGCTCCTTCGCCGATGCGCTGCAGGCCTCTGTCAATAACGACAAAGCCCACTAA
- a CDS encoding membrane protein → MVTNRQRYREKVSQMIGWGHWFALFNILVAILLGSRYLLVADWPSTLAGRLYSWSSLLGHLSFLVFACYLLFLFPLTFVVMSQRLMRFISVIFATIGMTLLLVDSEVFTRFHLHLNPVVWELVINPDQGEMARDWQLMFIGVPIILLVEMLFATWSWQKLRSLNRRSRHTRPVIALFFVAFFASHLLYIWADANFYRPITMQKANLPLSYPMTARRFLEKHGLLDAHEYQRRLIEQGNPEAVSVQYPLNDLRFGDLGTGHNVLLITVDALNYSRFEQDMPSLGQFAEKNVTFTQHMSAGNSTEDGLFGLFYGISPSYMDGVLAARIPAALITALNQQGYQLGLFSSTGFNSPMYRQALLSDFSLPASSEQSDVQTANQWIDWLSKYATDDNRWFSWVGFNGTNIDGQGLSNQDFERRYTSAAGQVDVQIKRLLDTLEQRGKLDNTVVIITAGRGVPLGNERESFAWDRSRIQVPLVIHWPGTPTQHIGKLTSHQDLMTTLMRRLLHVRSPAWEYSQGDDLFSVTNPHNWVIGADNNTLGITTPETTLVLDNNGNYRIYDRKGERMKEDKPQLGLLLQVLTDEKRFIAN, encoded by the coding sequence ATGGTAACGAATCGTCAGCGCTACCGTGAAAAAGTCTCCCAGATGATTGGCTGGGGGCACTGGTTTGCACTGTTCAACATTTTGGTGGCTATCCTGCTGGGTAGCCGCTATCTTCTCGTTGCCGACTGGCCTAGCACGTTGGCGGGCCGCCTCTATTCCTGGTCCAGCCTGCTTGGACATCTAAGCTTTTTAGTTTTCGCCTGCTATTTACTCTTCCTTTTCCCGCTTACCTTTGTGGTGATGTCCCAGCGCTTGATGCGCTTCATATCGGTGATTTTCGCAACCATTGGTATGACGCTGTTGCTGGTCGATAGCGAGGTCTTTACCCGCTTTCACCTCCATCTCAATCCGGTAGTCTGGGAACTGGTTATTAACCCCGACCAAGGAGAAATGGCGCGCGACTGGCAGTTAATGTTTATCGGTGTACCGATAATCCTGCTTGTAGAGATGCTGTTTGCCACCTGGAGCTGGCAAAAACTGCGCAGTCTGAACCGACGCAGCCGCCATACCCGACCGGTTATCGCGCTATTTTTCGTCGCCTTCTTTGCCAGCCACCTGCTATATATCTGGGCGGATGCTAACTTCTATCGCCCGATAACCATGCAGAAAGCGAACCTGCCGCTCTCCTATCCAATGACGGCCCGTCGCTTCCTGGAAAAACACGGATTGCTTGATGCGCATGAATACCAGCGTCGTCTGATTGAACAGGGCAACCCGGAAGCGGTTTCAGTTCAGTATCCGCTTAACGACCTGCGATTTGGCGATTTGGGCACCGGCCATAACGTACTCTTGATTACCGTCGATGCTCTGAACTATTCGCGCTTCGAGCAGGATATGCCATCGCTGGGGCAATTTGCCGAGAAGAACGTTACCTTTACCCAGCATATGAGCGCCGGAAACAGCACCGAAGACGGTCTGTTTGGGCTGTTTTATGGTATCTCGCCTTCGTATATGGATGGCGTGCTGGCGGCGCGTATTCCAGCGGCACTGATTACTGCCCTTAACCAGCAGGGATATCAGTTAGGGTTGTTCTCATCTACCGGCTTTAACTCACCAATGTACCGCCAGGCACTGTTGTCCGACTTCTCGCTGCCAGCCAGCAGTGAGCAGAGTGACGTGCAGACCGCTAATCAGTGGATAGACTGGCTGAGCAAATATGCTACCGACGACAACCGCTGGTTCTCATGGGTTGGTTTCAACGGTACTAATATTGACGGCCAGGGCCTGAGCAATCAGGACTTTGAACGCCGCTACACAAGCGCCGCAGGCCAGGTTGATGTGCAGATTAAACGCCTGCTCGATACCCTGGAACAAAGAGGCAAACTTGATAATACCGTGGTTATCATAACCGCCGGTCGCGGCGTACCGCTGGGCAATGAGCGTGAAAGCTTTGCCTGGGATCGCTCGCGAATTCAGGTGCCGTTGGTTATTCACTGGCCAGGCACACCGACTCAGCATATTGGCAAGCTCACATCGCACCAGGATTTGATGACGACTCTGATGCGCCGCCTGCTGCACGTGCGCTCCCCTGCGTGGGAATATTCACAGGGTGATGACCTGTTCTCGGTCACTAATCCGCATAACTGGGTTATTGGTGCCGATAATAACACCCTGGGTATCACCACGCCGGAGACTACGCTGGTGCTGGATAATAACGGCAATTACCGGATTTACGATCGCAAAGGCGAGCGAATGAAAGAGGATAAACCTCAGCTCGGTCTGCTGCTTCAGGTGCTCACTGATGAGAAGCGATTCATCGCCAACTAA
- the dinI gene encoding virulence protein MsgA codes for MYVELIYDKRNVAGLPGANEMIQDELTRRLHRVFPDAEVRVKPMMTLSQIHTDASKSDKSIISQLVQEMFEEADMWLTSADI; via the coding sequence ATGTATGTGGAACTGATTTATGACAAACGCAATGTTGCCGGTCTGCCGGGCGCCAACGAGATGATTCAGGATGAGCTGACCCGTCGCCTTCACCGGGTATTCCCTGATGCTGAAGTGCGGGTTAAGCCAATGATGACACTCAGCCAGATCCACACCGATGCCAGTAAAAGCGACAAATCTATTATCAGCCAGCTGGTTCAGGAGATGTTCGAAGAGGCAGATATGTGGCTGACCTCAGCCGATATCTGA
- a CDS encoding Hcp family type VI secretion system effector, which translates to MPIPAYMWLKDDGGADIKGSVDVRDREGSIEVVGFSHGLNTPVDSSSGKITGKRSHSPMMLEKEFDSSSPYLYKAVATGQTLKSAEIRWYRINHAGQEECYFVMTLEGIRVTGVNPGMPNTRMSGNSQINHMESVSLMYEKITWRYVDGNVQYTDDWNVRT; encoded by the coding sequence ATGCCAATTCCAGCATATATGTGGTTAAAGGATGATGGTGGTGCGGATATTAAAGGCTCAGTTGATGTGCGAGATCGGGAAGGTAGTATTGAGGTTGTTGGTTTTAGTCACGGACTGAATACCCCAGTTGATAGTTCTAGCGGCAAAATAACCGGTAAACGCTCACATTCACCGATGATGCTTGAAAAGGAGTTTGATAGCTCCAGTCCGTACCTTTACAAGGCCGTAGCGACAGGCCAGACGCTGAAAAGCGCCGAAATCCGCTGGTATCGTATTAATCATGCCGGGCAGGAAGAATGCTATTTTGTTATGACCCTTGAAGGTATAAGGGTTACTGGAGTTAACCCAGGGATGCCAAACACCAGGATGTCTGGTAATTCGCAGATAAACCACATGGAGTCCGTATCATTGATGTATGAAAAAATTACATGGCGATACGTCGATGGCAATGTCCAGTATACCGATGATTGGAACGTTAGAACTTAA